The genomic region CCATTCCCCTACTTAAATAATACTCCACATAGGTAAATCCATTTGCCAAGGTAAACGCCAATTGGGTAATGGGGTTGGCTCCGGCTTCTGCAATATGATATCCAGAAATGGAAACGGAGTAAAAGTTACGCACTCCATTTTCGATAAAATATTCCTGAACGTCGCCCATAAGCCGCAGTGCAAATTCAGTAGAGAAAATACAAGTGTTTTGTGCCTGATCTTCCTTCAAAATATCTGCTTGCACCGTTCCGCGTACTTGGGTAATGGTTTTTTCTTTAATCTTCTCGTACACTTCTTTTGGTAGCACCATATCCCCCGTCACTCCCAGTAGCATAAGTCCGAGGCCATCATTTCCTTCTGGCAAACCTTCTTCTTGCGCACCTTCAGAACGTGAAAAACTATTGTATTTTGGACATTCGCTGTTTTTTTGCTGATATATAGCATCAATTTTAGCGTTTACCTCCTCTTCAAGTGCGTTTTCTTTGATGTAAAGCTCGCACTGCTGATCTATGGCCGCATTCATAAAGAAGCCCAACAGCATGGGCGCAGGACCGTTAATCGTCATACTCACCGAGGTCATAGCATCGGCAAGATTGAATCCCGAGTACAGTTTTTTGGCATCATCCAGACAGCAAATAGACACTCCTGCATTCCCAATTTTTCCGTAGATATCTGGACGATGGTCTGGATCGTTTCCGTAAAGGGTTACCGAATCGAAGGCCGTAGATAGCCTTTTGGCGGGCATTCCCAAACTCACATAATGAAAACGCCTGTTCGTACGTTCGGGACCTCCTTCTCCTGCAAACATGCGGGTGGGATCTTCCCCGGTTCTTTTAAACGGATATAAGCCCGAAGCAAATGGAAATTCCCCAGGTACATTTTCCTGTAAAACCCAACGCAAAATATCGCCCCAAGCCTTGTATTTCGGTAATGCTACCTTTGGGATTTGAGTATGCGACAAAGACTCGGTATGGGTGTCTATCTTAATTTCTTTGTTACGAACCTTAAATGTGTAAATAGGTTCTTTGTACTTAGAAACCTTTGCATCCCAGTTGATGATGGTTTTCCAATGGTGGGGATCTAAATTTAGTTTTACCCGATCGAATTCTGCCAATAACAATTTTACAAAATCTTTGTTTTCGGCAGTCGGCTTCAAGCTTTCTCCATCAATCCCATGTTTTGATAGACCAAGCTCAACGCCCGTAACACTACATAAGGCTTGGTAAATCCCGTATAGCTTTTGTGCTACTTCTACTTGATCGTCCACTTTCTGATCGTAATTTCGATTACTCTCCGCAATTTCTGATAAGTAACGGGTTCTATTTGGGGGAATGACAAATATTTTTTCACTCATTTCCGAAGAAATCTCAAAACTCGATTTTAATTTCGAATTCGTTTTTTCCTCTATCACCTTCATTATTTCTTTATAGAGGGTATTCATCCCGGGATCGTTAAATTGGGCGGCAATGGTTCCGTACACCGGAAGTTCTTCTGCTTTGGCCTCCCACAGACCGTGATTTCGCTGATATTGTTTTTTTACATCCCGAAGCGCGTCTAAAGCTCCACGCTTATCAAACTTATTAATGGCTACCACATCGGCAAAATCGAGCATGTCTATTTTTTCCAATTGGGTGGCAGCTCCAAATTCTGGCGTCATTACATACAAGGATACATCCGAATGATCTAGAATTTCGGTGTCGCTCTGTCCAATTCCCGACGTTTCAAGAATAATCAAATCGTATTTCGCGGCTTTTAAAACATCAACAGCTTCTGCAACATGCTTGGAAAGTGCCAAATTAGATTGTCTAGTTGCCAAGCTGCGCATATATACGCGTTCATTGTTAATGGCATTCATACGAATACGGTCGCCCAACAATGCACCTCCAGTTTTTCTTTTAGAAGGGTCTACCGAAATAATCCCAATCGTTTTATCTTCAAAATCGTTTAAAAATCTACGCACCAATTCATCCACCAAACTACTTTTCCCAGATCCGCCGGTACCTGTTATCCCCAATACAGGGATATTGTTTTTGGAGACATT from Galbibacter sp. BG1 harbors:
- a CDS encoding methylmalonyl-CoA mutase family protein; translation: MKQTNQYKPKNKIRIVTAASLFDGHDATINIMRRIIQSTGVEVIHLGHDRSVEEVVDTAIQEDANAIALTSYQGGHNEYFKYMHDLLVERGASNIKIFGGGGGVILPEEIKELMEYGVSKIYSPDDGREMGLQGMINHLVENSDYAINKLSSEGNLQKKLEGKNINTIARLITLAENNHDEFLSLFKAINVSKNNIPVLGITGTGGSGKSSLVDELVRRFLNDFEDKTIGIISVDPSKRKTGGALLGDRIRMNAINNERVYMRSLATRQSNLALSKHVAEAVDVLKAAKYDLIILETSGIGQSDTEILDHSDVSLYVMTPEFGAATQLEKIDMLDFADVVAINKFDKRGALDALRDVKKQYQRNHGLWEAKAEELPVYGTIAAQFNDPGMNTLYKEIMKVIEEKTNSKLKSSFEISSEMSEKIFVIPPNRTRYLSEIAESNRNYDQKVDDQVEVAQKLYGIYQALCSVTGVELGLSKHGIDGESLKPTAENKDFVKLLLAEFDRVKLNLDPHHWKTIINWDAKVSKYKEPIYTFKVRNKEIKIDTHTESLSHTQIPKVALPKYKAWGDILRWVLQENVPGEFPFASGLYPFKRTGEDPTRMFAGEGGPERTNRRFHYVSLGMPAKRLSTAFDSVTLYGNDPDHRPDIYGKIGNAGVSICCLDDAKKLYSGFNLADAMTSVSMTINGPAPMLLGFFMNAAIDQQCELYIKENALEEEVNAKIDAIYQQKNSECPKYNSFSRSEGAQEEGLPEGNDGLGLMLLGVTGDMVLPKEVYEKIKEKTITQVRGTVQADILKEDQAQNTCIFSTEFALRLMGDVQEYFIENGVRNFYSVSISGYHIAEAGANPITQLAFTLANGFTYVEYYLSRGMDINKFGPNLSFFFSNGVDPEYAVIGRVARKIWAKALKEKYGADARSQMLKYHIQTSGRSLHAQEIDFNDIRTTLQALYAIYDNCNSLHTNAYDEAITTPTEDSVRRAMAIQLIINKELGLAKNENPIQGSFIIEELTDLVEEAVLTEFDRITERGGVLGAMETMYQRSKIQEESLYYETLKHTGEYPIIGVNTFLSSKGSPTIIPSEVIRATETEKQLQIATLEKLHKVYKKEATDAIEEVQEAAIQNKNVFEALMEATKVCSLGQITQALFEVGGQYRRNM